From Maylandia zebra isolate NMK-2024a linkage group LG11, Mzebra_GT3a, whole genome shotgun sequence, one genomic window encodes:
- the LOC101473499 gene encoding m7GpppN-mRNA hydrolase NUDT17 isoform X1, giving the protein MRPNKAKETAFKVTCPTLIKREWTVLSRRVVVTCSAPADGRGRGRGVAMDKVRRILVCVCKERAAPRRAQFVQSVTGHFTDSGEDEVEVSCTLEKNQFILYKGDRGRGVPLKRPAFCPIKHLSATDAAAIPLDIQQRGVDVGVAILLQTANQRVLLTRRAKELRIFPNVWVPPGGHVELDETLLGAGLRELHEETGLKLEPEQVSPTVLGLWESVFPPMLSRGLPQRHHVVVYMLLHSSLTHLQLQPSLRPSPAEVSACLWADSRLVRAIVSAVDGDDASVQLDDLPSSISVSQVSADGALTESSMPLAVFTSRAPASGPDVERVSTGTKFALELWLRSLDVPDL; this is encoded by the exons ATgagaccaaacaaggcaaaggaaacagcttttaaag taacttgcccaacactgattAAAAGGGAGTGGACTGTCCTTTCAAGGCGTGTTGTGGTCACGTGTTCAGCTCCTGCAGACGGACGTGGTCGGGGTCGAGGGGTCGCCATGGATAAAGTGAGGAGgatcctggtgtgtgtgtgcaaagagCGAGCGGCTCCACGGCGAGCTCAGTTTGTTCAG AGTGTAACGGGTCACTTCACTGACAGTGGCGAGGATGAGGTGGAGGTGAGCTGCACGCTGGAGAAAAATCAGTTCATTCTTTACAAAGGAGACAGAGGGCGAGGGGTCCCGCTGAAG AGGCCTGCTTTCTGTCCCATCAAACACCTGTCAGCCACGGACGCAGCTGCAATCCCATTGGACATCCAACAGCGTGGAGTGGATGTGGGTGTGGCTATCCTCCTgcagacagccaatcagagagtgTTGCTGACACGGCGGGCAAAGGAGCTTCGCATATTTCCCAACGTCTGGGTTCCTCCAG GAGGTCACGTGGAGCTAGATGAGACG CTGCTGGGTGCAGGTCTGAGAGAGCTGCACGAGGAAACTGGACTCAAACTGGAGCCGGAGCAGGTGTCTCCAACAGTGCTGGGCCTGTGGGAG TCGGTGTTTCCTCCCATGCTGTCCAGAGGACTTCCTCAGAGACACCACGTAGTCGTCTACATGCTGCTGCACTCGTCTCTCACTCACCTGCAGTTACAG CCCTCTCTCAGGCCTTCGCCTGCTGAGGTCAGCGCGTGTCTGTGGGCGGACAGCCGGCTGGTCAGAGCCATCGTGTCTGCTGTGGACGGAGACGATGCCAGCGTTCAGCTGGACGACCTGCCGAGCAGCATCAG CGTGTCGCAGGTCTCTGCAGACGGAGCTCTGACCGAGTCTTCGATGCCTCTGGCGGTCTTCACCAGTCGCGCTCCAGCCAGCGGTCCTGACGTGGAGCGGGTCAGCACCGGGACCAAGTTCGCCCTGGAGCTGTGGCTGAGGAGCCTCGATGTCCCTGACCTGTGA
- the LOC143421175 gene encoding membrane-spanning 4-domains subfamily A member 4A-like has translation MASTSITTIGGVMVVTQVIPKDDGSIQLQNASSSTAPAPPPVKKTTPIPVKMDDITVAFMRGQPHALGVVQIMIGLLCILFSLTAISSWAMIAYSPFALGAAFVVSGSVAVAAGRRTSISLVWGSLVSNVISVLIGLAGVAYTCWLLAECPPSDRFCDRQSFIEFKDVEGLRRKCSQNVYMLNVVLYGLLGLFLVLLVLQTCVTIVVCVFSGKAIRLRTPSSLSAESDDRRGLLPPYSP, from the exons ATGGCATCCACATCTATCACCACCATCGGGGGAGTGATGGTCGTGACTCAGGTCATTCCCAAGGATGACGGCTCCATCCAGCTCCAGAATGCCAGCAGCTCCACTGCACCGGCCCCTCCCCCTGTGAAAAAGACCACACCCATCCCAGTCAAGATGGACGACATAACCGTCGCCTTCATGCGGGGACAGCCGCACGCTCTCGGG GTCGTTCAGATCATGATCGGGCTGCTGTGCATCCTGTTCAGTCTGACCGCCATCTCCTCGTGGGCCATGATCGCCTACTCTCCATTCGCCCTCGGCGCCGCT TTTGTCGTCTCCGGCTCGGTGGCCGTGGCGGCAGGGAGACGCACTTCCATCTCACTG GTTTGGGGGTCCCTGGTGTCCAACGTGATAAGCGTCCTGATTGGCCTGGCCGGTGTGGCCTACACCTGTTGGCTGCTGGCCGAATGCCCCCCCTCCGATCGCTTCTGTGACCGACAGAGCTTCATCGAGTTCAAGGACGTAGAAGGcctgaggaggaaatgcagcCAAAATGTTTATATGCTGAAT GTGGTTCTTTACGGGCTGCTCGGCCTCTTCCTGGTTCTCCTCGTCCTGCAGACCTGCGTCACCATCGTCGTCTGTGTTTTCTCTGGCAAAGCCATCAGGCTCCGCACACCTTCTTCTCTCAGC GCGGAGTCTGATGATCGCAGAGGTCTGCTGCCACCCTACTCGCCCTGA
- the LOC101473499 gene encoding m7GpppN-mRNA hydrolase NUDT17 isoform X2 yields the protein MDKVRRILVCVCKERAAPRRAQFVQSVTGHFTDSGEDEVEVSCTLEKNQFILYKGDRGRGVPLKRPAFCPIKHLSATDAAAIPLDIQQRGVDVGVAILLQTANQRVLLTRRAKELRIFPNVWVPPGGHVELDETLLGAGLRELHEETGLKLEPEQVSPTVLGLWESVFPPMLSRGLPQRHHVVVYMLLHSSLTHLQLQPSLRPSPAEVSACLWADSRLVRAIVSAVDGDDASVQLDDLPSSISVSQVSADGALTESSMPLAVFTSRAPASGPDVERVSTGTKFALELWLRSLDVPDL from the exons ATGGATAAAGTGAGGAGgatcctggtgtgtgtgtgcaaagagCGAGCGGCTCCACGGCGAGCTCAGTTTGTTCAG AGTGTAACGGGTCACTTCACTGACAGTGGCGAGGATGAGGTGGAGGTGAGCTGCACGCTGGAGAAAAATCAGTTCATTCTTTACAAAGGAGACAGAGGGCGAGGGGTCCCGCTGAAG AGGCCTGCTTTCTGTCCCATCAAACACCTGTCAGCCACGGACGCAGCTGCAATCCCATTGGACATCCAACAGCGTGGAGTGGATGTGGGTGTGGCTATCCTCCTgcagacagccaatcagagagtgTTGCTGACACGGCGGGCAAAGGAGCTTCGCATATTTCCCAACGTCTGGGTTCCTCCAG GAGGTCACGTGGAGCTAGATGAGACG CTGCTGGGTGCAGGTCTGAGAGAGCTGCACGAGGAAACTGGACTCAAACTGGAGCCGGAGCAGGTGTCTCCAACAGTGCTGGGCCTGTGGGAG TCGGTGTTTCCTCCCATGCTGTCCAGAGGACTTCCTCAGAGACACCACGTAGTCGTCTACATGCTGCTGCACTCGTCTCTCACTCACCTGCAGTTACAG CCCTCTCTCAGGCCTTCGCCTGCTGAGGTCAGCGCGTGTCTGTGGGCGGACAGCCGGCTGGTCAGAGCCATCGTGTCTGCTGTGGACGGAGACGATGCCAGCGTTCAGCTGGACGACCTGCCGAGCAGCATCAG CGTGTCGCAGGTCTCTGCAGACGGAGCTCTGACCGAGTCTTCGATGCCTCTGGCGGTCTTCACCAGTCGCGCTCCAGCCAGCGGTCCTGACGTGGAGCGGGTCAGCACCGGGACCAAGTTCGCCCTGGAGCTGTGGCTGAGGAGCCTCGATGTCCCTGACCTGTGA